In one Gossypium hirsutum isolate 1008001.06 chromosome D09, Gossypium_hirsutum_v2.1, whole genome shotgun sequence genomic region, the following are encoded:
- the LOC107952230 gene encoding ferric reduction oxidase 2 yields MDILNELSTKDRHIGRSLFAMSRKQETRDHLFAKIMVRSAIKLFLLLLFLGYMMLWFMMPTKLYFEHWLPKIRANSKSTYFGQQGSTMLIYTFPILFIATLGCIYLHLGKKHGDHNVEGVPTSKLKQPVMVKGPFGIVSWMELSFLTMFVVLLAWSTTSYLNGMFTHIDQMASRSGLLVWEAKLEMSGLTLGLVGNICLAFLFFPVTRGSSVLRLIGLSSEASIKYHIWVGHIAMTIFTAHGLCYLVFWAKTEQLSQVLKWGKIEVSNIAGEIGLVCGLGMWATSLPQIRRKLFELFYYTHHLYILFIVFFVFHVGFSYACIMLPGFYLFLIDRYLRFLQSQQRVSLVAARILPCQTVELNFCKSPEVNHGPRSIIFVNVPAISKLQWHPFTITSNSNMDTDKLSMVVKSEGRWSSDLYQKLSSPLPMDGFQVSIEGPYGPPASTHLLRHDILVLLSGGSGITPFISIIRELLFKASSGSSTWIPHILLICAFKKSIDLAMLELILPVSGTTVDISCLQLQIEAYVTREKGADEDNHKPLQTVWFKPNAIDAPVSAILGPNSWLCLGLIISSSFVMFLLLIAILSRYHNSNMVYASSATAGFYMLFMCLAIAMTANATFLWNKKQNRKRLRQIRNMDTPPVWFNNGDRELESLPYQSLLQATNVHYGERPDLKKILFERKEISVGVIASGPREMRQEVAAICSSGLADNLQFESISFTW; encoded by the exons ATGGTTAGATCAGCCATAAAACTGTTCCTACTGCTGCTCTTTCTTGGGTACATGATGCTTTGGTTCATGATGCCCACGAAGTTATATTTTGAACATTGGTTGCCTAAAATCCGTGCCAATTCCAAATCCACATACTTTGGACAACAAG gtTCAACTATGCTGATATACACGTTTCCCATCCTCTTCATTGCTACACTGGGATGTATTTACCTTCACTTAGGAAAGAAACATGGAGATCACAACGTTGAAGG GGTGCCGACGTCTAAGTTGAAGCAACCAGTGATGGTGAAAGGTCCTTTTGGTATTGTTTCATGGATGGAGCTCTCATTTTTAACCATGTTTGTTGTGCTGTTAGCTTGGTCAACCACTTCTTACTTGAATGGTATGTTTACACATATCGACCAAATGGCTTCGAGGAGTGGATTGCTAGT GTGGGAGGCTAAGTTGGAAATGTCAGGTCTAACACTAGGTCTCGTAGGCAACATTTGCCTAGCTTTCCTCTTCTTCCCTGTGACAAGAGGATCTTCAGTTTTACGGTTGATTGGGCTTAGCTCAGAAGCAAGTATTAAGTATCATATTTGGGTTGGGCATATTGCTATGACCATTTTCACTGCTCATGGTTTATGTTACCTTGTTTTCTGGGCCAAGACTGAGCAGTTATCACAG GTACTTAAATGGGGTAAGATTGAAGTTTCAAACATAGCAGGAGAAATAGGTTTGGTTTGTGGGTTAGGGATGTGGGCAACAAGCCTTCCTCAAATAAGGCGGAAATTGTTTGAGCTCTTCTATTACACTCATCATCTCTACATTCTCTTTATTGTCTTCTTCGTCTTTCACGTGGGTTTCTCCTATGCTTGCATCATGCTTCCTGGTTTCTACCTCTTCTTAATAGATCGATATCTAAGATTCTTACAATCCCAGCAAAGGGTTAGCTTGGTTGCTGCACGTATTTTACCTTGTCAAACTGTTGAGTTGAACTTCTGCAAGAGCCCAG AAGTGAATCACGGTCCAAGAAGCATTATATTTGTGAATGTACCTGCCATTTCTAAGCTTCAATGGCATCCCTTTACAATTACCTCTAATAGCAATATGGATACTGACAAGCTGAGCATGGTGGTCAAAAGTGAAGGAAGATGGTCTTCTGACTTGTATCAGAAGCTTTCATCCCCTTTACCCATGGATGGCTTCCAGGTCTCCATAGAAGGGCCTTACGGACCACCTGCCTCAACACATTTACTAAG GCACGACATACTGGTGTTGCTGAGCGGAGGAAGCGGCATTACGCCTTTCATCTCAATCATCCGAGAGCTCCTCTTTAAGGCCAGTTCTGGAAGTAGCACCTGGATTCCACACATTCTTCTCATATGCGCGTTCAAGAAATCTATTGACCTCGCAATGTTGGAATTAATATTACCAGTTTCAGGCACCACAGTAGATATTTCTTGCCTGCAGTTACAGATTGAAGCCTATGTAACACGAGAAAAGGGGGCAGATGAAGATAACCACAAGCCGCTACAAACTGTATGGTTCAAGCCTAATGCGATAGATGCACCAGTTTCAGCAATTTTAGGCCCTAATAGCTGGCTCTGCCTTGGACTTATCATTTCATCTTCTTTTGTCATGTTTCTTCTTCTCATTGCCATTCTATCACGATACCATAATTCTAATATGGTATACGCTAGCTCTGCAACTGCTGGTTTTTACATGCTATTCATGTGTCTCGCCATAGCCATGACAGCTAATGCTACTTTTCTTTGGaataagaaacaaaatagaaagagGTTGAGACAGATTCGAAACATGGATACACCACCAGTGTGGTTTAACAATGGTGACAGAGAACTAGAAAGCCTGCCGTACCAGTCTTTACTTCAAGCCACCAATGTCCATTATGGTGAAAGACCTGACTTGAAAA AGATATTGTTTGAACGCAAGGAAATCAGCGTAGGAGTTATTGCCAGTGGACCGAGGGAAATGCGGCAAGAAGTGGCAGCCATCTGTAGTTCTGGTTTGGCAGATAATCTGCAATTCGAGTCCATTAGCTTCACCTGGTGA
- the LOC107952549 gene encoding uncharacterized protein, giving the protein MSGVSESNVPSQSSRGTKRKWVPEEDAALVSCMVDLHNVGTFNADTGFKAGYLNELEKMLEKALPNAMLKARPNIESRIRLLKRDWSIVYDMLNGQNNSGFGWDDHRQVIVAEDAVWDSYLKVRMSSTLYYPILTKLITNMISSFL; this is encoded by the coding sequence atgtcaggtgtttCAGAATCAAATGTTCCTTCCCAATcatctcgaggaaccaaaaggaaatgggttccagaagaagatgcagcactggtttcctgcatggtggacttgcacaatgttgggACATTTAACGCTGATacggggttcaaagccggttactTAAACGAGTTAGAAAAAATGTTAGAGAAGGCTTTACCCAATGCGATGTTGAAGGCAAGACCTAATATCGAGTCAAGGATTAGGTTACTGAAAAGAGATTGGTCAATAgtgtatgacatgcttaatggccaaaacaatagcggttttggttgggacgaccATAGGCAGGTcattgttgctgaagatgcggtttgggacTCTTATTTAAAGGTAAGAATGAGTTCAACTCTTTATTATCCTATtcttaccaaacttataactaatatgatttcctcgtttttatag